Proteins encoded by one window of Chryseobacterium aquaeductus:
- a CDS encoding DUF1697 domain-containing protein, whose amino-acid sequence MKYCAFLRGVNVKGTNMKMAEVCEVFKDAGMEDVVSVLASGNIIFSANRKAEDLKFILEKAMSEHFNYDAFLFIKSEEEIENFWKSNPFNKNENLHVYTFIGNNNVENVLMKEFEAASKTDNEDAKIVNENFYWQIPKGNTLDFTFGKILGRKNMKDQFTSRNINTFEKILKKIATNSQI is encoded by the coding sequence CCGCGGCGTAAATGTAAAAGGAACCAACATGAAAATGGCGGAAGTCTGCGAAGTTTTCAAAGATGCCGGAATGGAAGATGTGGTTTCGGTTTTAGCATCAGGAAATATTATTTTTTCAGCTAATAGAAAAGCGGAAGATTTGAAATTTATTTTGGAAAAAGCAATGTCTGAACATTTTAATTATGATGCTTTTTTGTTTATCAAATCTGAAGAAGAGATTGAAAACTTCTGGAAATCAAACCCTTTTAATAAAAATGAAAATTTGCATGTTTATACTTTTATAGGAAATAATAATGTTGAAAATGTATTGATGAAAGAATTTGAAGCTGCTTCAAAAACTGACAATGAGGATGCAAAAATCGTTAATGAAAATTTTTATTGGCAGATTCCAAAAGGAAATACTTTAGATTTTACTTTCGGGAAAATTTTAGGCAGAAAGAATATGAAAGATCAGTTTACAAGCAGAAATATTAATACTTTTGAGAAGATTTTGAAAAAAATAGCCACGAATTCACAAATTTGA